A genomic window from Solea senegalensis isolate Sse05_10M unplaced genomic scaffold, IFAPA_SoseM_1 scf7180000013749, whole genome shotgun sequence includes:
- the wnt6b gene encoding protein Wnt-6, with protein sequence MTVRLSRIQLALFFILLCPVNIIGLWWAVGSPLVMDPNSICRKAKRLAGKQAELCQTQPEIVNEVAKGARLGVRECQYQFRYRRWNCTSHNKYFGKILQQDIRETAFVYAITAAGVTHAVTQACSMGDLLQCGCEATRNRAPPRPPSSSSSSPSSSPSSSSSSSSSSSSSSGDGVKWEWGGCGDDVEFGYEKSKQFMDAKRRRGKSDIRTLIDLHNNEAGRLAVKLYMRTECKCHGLSGSCTLRTCWKKMPHFREVGDRLLERFNGASKVMGGNDGKTLIPVGQNIKPPDKQDLIYSDESPDFCIANRKTGSLGTRGRMCNSTAMDISGCDLLCCERGYREETVVFEENCLCRFHWCCVVQCKKCLVRKDLSLCH encoded by the exons ATGACGGTTCGTCTATCGCGGATCCAACTGGCCCTGTTCTTCATCCTGCTCTGCCCGGTCAACATCATCGGACTGTGGTG GGCAGTGGGCAGTCCACTGGTGATGGACCCCAACAGTATCTGCAGGAAGGCGAAGCGTCTGGCGGGGAAGCAGGCTGAGCTCTGTCAGACTCAGCCAGAAATCGTCAACGAAGTGGCCAAAGGAGCCAGACTGGGTGTCAGGGAGTGCCAGTACCAGTTCAGGTACCGCCGGTGGAACTGCACCAGCCACAACAAATACTTTGGCAAAATACTGCAGCAAG ATATTCGGGAGACAGCGTTTGTTTACGCCATTACAGCAGCCGGCGTGACCCACGCTGTGACCCAGGCCTGCAGTATGGGAGACCTTCTGCAGTGTGGCTGTGAGGCCACCAGGAACAGAGCACCTCCAAGGCcaccgtcgtcgtcgtcgtcgtcgccctcctcctccccctcctcctcctcctcctcctcctcctcctcttcttcttcttctggagaTGGAGTCAAGTGGGAGTGGGGGGGCTGTGGAGATGATGTGGAGTTTGGTTATGAAAAGTCGAAACAGTTTATGGATGCAAAGAGGAGAAGAGGCAAGAGTGACATCAGGACCCTCATTGACCTGCACAACAATGAGGCGGGGCGTCTG GCAGTGAAGCTCTACATGCGGACGGAGTGCAAATGCCACGGACTGTCAGGCTCATGCACCCTGCGCACGTGCTGGAAAAAGATGCCTCATTTCCGCGAGGTCGGCGACCGTCTGCTGGAGCGCTTCAACGGAGCCTCCAAGGTTATGGGTGGCAACGACGGCAAAACCCTGATCCCTGTTGGCCAGAACATAAAGCCTCCGGATAAGCAGGATCTGATCTACTCAGACGAGTCACCCGATTTCTGCATCGCAAATCGGAAAACGGGTTCACTGGGGACGCGGGGACGCATGTGCAACAGCACAGCCATGGACATCAGCGGCTGTGATCTGCTGTGCTGCGAGCGAGGCTACCGGGAGGAAACGGTGGTGTTTGAGGAGAACTGTCTGTGTCGTTTCCACTGGTGCTGTGTGGTCCAGTGCAAGAAGTGCTTGGTCCGAAAAGACCTTAGTCTCTGTCACTGA